The following is a genomic window from Ignavibacteria bacterium.
AAACCCTGCAGAGTTAAACTGGTATCCGTATGTTCCCGGTCCGAAAGTTTGATTGTTAATCAAGCTTACAATTTCACGTCCAACCATATCATAAATTTTCAGCGTAACAACCGAGTTAACAGGCAACGAGAATTTGAAATTAGTTGTCGGATTAAATGGATTCGGTGTATTTTGAGTTAATGCAAATGTTGACGGCGCTTCAGATGAATTAAGAACTGTTGTCAGACATGGTGCCGAATTATACCATCTTCTGATTGTATCTCCCGGAAGCGGACCAAAGCCTTTGTTAAAATCAATTCCTCCGCCTTGTGCAGTTGACCATAAATGACAATAACTCATAATCGTTCCACGTGTTGGACGAAGATTGCTGAAACAAAAGCCTTCTGCATTATAACAGGAATCTATTGCTCCCGTTGTAGTAAATGGAGTTGTCGGCCAATGGCAGGCATGCGTATGATATGAACCATAATTATGACCCATTTCATGAGCTACTACACCGACTGTCCATGAATAAGTAGGAAAGTTTGAATAATTATTGTCAATATTGCTGAATGCATATCTTCCGTAACTTCCGTTCGACTGGTAAGGAACGCATAAAATGTTAATCCATGCAATACCTCCAAGTCCCGCATTTCTTGTTGATAATAAATGCGCTAAGCTTCCCATAAAATTATTCTGAGTATTTTGTCCAAAAGCTACGAGTATATCATCAGATTGACTCATACTTGCGTATGGATCAATTGATGTCCATGCATCAATTTCGGAAATCTGAACAACTAAATTTTCATTTGCATAAATAGTCGCAACGGAGTTAAACATGCCTGTCACAAAGTTAGCAACGTTCTGCATGTTAGAGCCGTTATCGAGATACATCCTGTTATCGCACTCAAAATAAACCTTAACAGGAGCTGTGCTGCCTGCAGGATTATCTGTAATTTGTTCGGTTATATTATCTTTATAAATAGTAAATTCTTCTTCCCTGCCTTCAAGTCCGCATTTGAAATTACTTGTAATTAACATATCTCTGTCATTATATAGCACATAATTATTTGAATTTGGATTTGTAGTTTTCTCAATTCCTAAAACAAAATTACCTTCATCATTGGAAATTATTCCCATAACCATATTTTCAAATAAACTTAATGAAACAACAGAGTTATTATCGTTTTTAATAATTCCTCTATAATGAACTCCGTTCTTAACGTTTACAATGGTTTTTGAAGAACCGCTTCTTTCTTTAACGACGAATTCAGGAGCAAGAATTTCCGCTTTAATCAATTCAAGCTCGATGTTTTCATTACGATTTTTAGGAATAGTTAAATTCAATGCGTTTGAATTTAAGCTGACAAGTTCTCTTAAACTGCTTTTCGATATTACTAAGGGTGTTGAATTACTTACAATTGATGATAAATTTTCTGTTGCAGGTGATTCATTATAAGTGAATAGCTGTCTTGAACCTGCATTTTCAAAATTTGCTGTTGAAACTTCAGCAGATATTTTATTGAAATGCTGGTTATATTCGGGAGCTTTCAGCTCCGTGTGTGAGGTTTTTGTTAATCCAAAAAACCCTAATGTTATAATAATTATTAATGAAGAAATAGTATATAAAACTTTTTTCATATTAGTATAATTTTATTTGTCTGAAGAATTTTTTGAATCTGACTTTGCATCATTTCCTACAACAGGAGAATCAGTGGTAATCACTTTTACATAGGTCAAGTTCCTGCTTACATTTCTGCCCCTTAATTTTAACTCAGAAGAATTTACGCTTGTTATATCGTATTCAACCCCTGAAGAAGTATATGTAAGAGTGGTTGATGTTGCTGAATAATTTCTGCTGATTGGGGTACCCCCGGGACATTGAAGCAATGCGACCCCATCAGTTTGAAAGGTTACACGTTCATTATAACAAATATCCTGAAGCGCTCCTTCCATTCTGGTCATCTGCCAGGTTCCGATTAATTGTTCGTTTATGCTGCCTGTGAGGAGTTTTTCGCATTCAGAACCGGTGAAGGTCAGATACAATAAAGGAATGAGAATAAAAACAAATTTCGTTTTTTGTAGAATTTTATTCATAATTTGTTAATTAGAATTTTTTCAAAATACCAATGTCTGTATTAAATAGCAATTATAGTTTTTTTGTTTCAAATAAAAAAAACAAAAAGGGCTAAACGCCCTTTCTGTTTTAAAAACACACCAATTTGAATTAAAATTCCTATTTTAGTAACACCATTTTTTTAATATCGCTGAAGCTTCCCGCCGTTATTTTGTAAAAATATGTTCCGCTTGCAAAGTTAGAGGCATCAAAATTTATTTTATAAATCCCCGGATTCATTATTTGGTTAACGAGCGATGAAATTTCTTTTCCGCTTATATCATAAATTTTTATATTTACAAATTCAGTCTTTGCAATGCTGAACTCAAACGTGGTAGCAGGATTAAAAGGATTAGGATAATTTTGTTTTAGCCCAAACCTGTCAGGAACTGATGAGGAAATTTGTTCAGCACCAACCAACGAGCTTCGATAATCAACAACACGGAAGTTATCAACATAAATTCCGTCTCCGGGTAATCCTGAATCAGTAAAATATGTAAATCTGATTCTGATTTTTTGACCAATATATGAGGTCAGGTCAATTTGTTCATTCACCCATGATTTTATATCAGTATATGAGGGCTGGCTGCTTACGGTTCTCGTATATTTGCCTGGCATGCTTGTCCAGGTCGAACCAAAGTTAGAGCTGACCTGAATACGGGCATAATCGAAGGTGCTTTCCGTTGCCCATTTGGCATCAAATTCTATTTTAGGTTTCACCGTATTTGCAAGATTAATTGTATCTATTAATGTAAAAGAATTATTTGAACTATTATTTGAATTGCCATATCTTGAATCTGCAAATGATTTCAATCCGCTGTAATTTGATACATAAGAAGTGTCCCACTGTAATCCTGTTCCGGCTCTTGTCCATTTTGAAATTCCGTTCTCTGCATTATCAAGAAATAATGTATTCCTTGCGCCCACATAAAATGAGATTGTATCGCGCGAAGTCTCGACATTCTCCTGCTTCACTAAAACCATAAGCTTTACTTCATCCCCGACATTTGCAGAATTTGAAACAATAAATTTAAATGGATTTGAAGCATTGTTTTTCAAGCTTCTTGATGGTATGCTGTCATAATTTATTGATGTAACAAGCGGTGATGCAAGTCCTGACAGCGAACTCATAGTCACCTCAACATTTTTTGAAGTTTTTGAAAGACCTTTATTTTTAATATCAACCTGAATCTGCAAAGTATCGTTTCTATATCCCCATCCTTTGCCGTTAAGTTTCCAGCTTTTAAAATCAGCATAAGCTCCCGAAACCCATGTGAGATATTTTAAACCGTATAAATTCTCATTGCATATCGGAATAATTGTCGCTTGGGATGGCCAAAATCCGCTCCCTCCAAGTTC
Proteins encoded in this region:
- a CDS encoding M12 family metallo-peptidase, whose product is MKKVLYTISSLIIIITLGFFGLTKTSHTELKAPEYNQHFNKISAEVSTANFENAGSRQLFTYNESPATENLSSIVSNSTPLVISKSSLRELVSLNSNALNLTIPKNRNENIELELIKAEILAPEFVVKERSGSSKTIVNVKNGVHYRGIIKNDNNSVVSLSLFENMVMGIISNDEGNFVLGIEKTTNPNSNNYVLYNDRDMLITSNFKCGLEGREEEFTIYKDNITEQITDNPAGSTAPVKVYFECDNRMYLDNGSNMQNVANFVTGMFNSVATIYANENLVVQISEIDAWTSIDPYASMSQSDDILVAFGQNTQNNFMGSLAHLLSTRNAGLGGIAWINILCVPYQSNGSYGRYAFSNIDNNYSNFPTYSWTVGVVAHEMGHNYGSYHTHACHWPTTPFTTTGAIDSCYNAEGFCFSNLRPTRGTIMSYCHLWSTAQGGGIDFNKGFGPLPGDTIRRWYNSAPCLTTVLNSSEAPSTFALTQNTPNPFNPTTNFKFSLPVNSVVTLKIYDMVGREIVSLINNQTFGPGTYGYQFNSAGFNLSSGVYFYRLIAQKSDDNSVVFSDIKKMVLLK
- a CDS encoding M14 family zinc carboxypeptidase — encoded protein: MKTFLSTTLIFIIAVFLLRFDFQQNYESNPYEKYSEVKIRLNSSSDIQRLQMSGIDVEHYTGHIHEGITVVINQAEITRLKNSGFAYEITIPDMDEYHANRQPSSPQDLERSEQIKRSDNIDGFEYGTMGGHYKYDEVVRELDSFRLQYPNLITVKQDRGTTAEGRKIWMVKVSDNPDANESATEAPVYYDAVHHAREPISMMAMMYYINYLLDNYASNPEVQYLVNNREIFFVPIVNPDGYVYNQTTNPNGGGNWRKNRRNNGSCFGVDLNRNYSYGYGLNSGSSNDPCSDTYRGPSANSEPESQAIKNIVDAVRPKIAFSMHSVAGRYLNPYGYNDSSVSYEIYSEFAGDFAPSNNYLYGTVIEMLDYYSSGTTRDYLHSIGTYCWTPELGGSGFWPSQATIIPICNENLYGLKYLTWVSGAYADFKSWKLNGKGWGYRNDTLQIQVDIKNKGLSKTSKNVEVTMSSLSGLASPLVTSINYDSIPSRSLKNNASNPFKFIVSNSANVGDEVKLMVLVKQENVETSRDTISFYVGARNTLFLDNAENGISKWTRAGTGLQWDTSYVSNYSGLKSFADSRYGNSNNSSNNSFTLIDTINLANTVKPKIEFDAKWATESTFDYARIQVSSNFGSTWTSMPGKYTRTVSSQPSYTDIKSWVNEQIDLTSYIGQKIRIRFTYFTDSGLPGDGIYVDNFRVVDYRSSLVGAEQISSSVPDRFGLKQNYPNPFNPATTFEFSIAKTEFVNIKIYDISGKEISSLVNQIMNPGIYKINFDASNFASGTYFYKITAGSFSDIKKMVLLK